One window of Mucilaginibacter inviolabilis genomic DNA carries:
- the obgE gene encoding GTPase ObgE — protein sequence MSQGSNFVDYVKICCRSGHGGAGSAHLHRDILTSKGGPDGGDGGRGGHVIIKGNAQLWTMLHLKYRKHVIAGDGDSGGSSLRSGKTGRDEILEVPLGTTVKNAETGEIIFEITQDGETKILTPGGRGGLGNWHFKTATQQTPRFAQPGEDGREEWNILELKILADVGLVGFPNAGKSTLLSVVSAAKPEIADYAFTTLVPNLGIVSYRNNRSFVMADIPGIIEGASQGKGLGFRFLRHIERNSVLLFMVPADTNRSIKEEYEILLNELQQYNSELMHKPRVLAVTKMDMLDDELQAEMKKELPEGVPSLFISSVAQKNLTELKDLLWTEINKGA from the coding sequence ATGTCGCAGGGTTCTAATTTTGTTGATTATGTGAAAATCTGTTGCCGCTCTGGCCACGGAGGGGCGGGCTCTGCTCATTTACACCGTGATATATTAACATCCAAAGGTGGCCCGGATGGTGGCGATGGCGGCAGAGGCGGTCATGTGATCATCAAAGGCAACGCACAGCTCTGGACAATGCTTCACCTCAAATACCGTAAGCACGTAATTGCCGGCGACGGTGATTCTGGAGGTAGCTCTTTAAGAAGTGGAAAAACCGGGCGCGACGAGATATTGGAAGTGCCCCTGGGTACAACCGTAAAAAATGCCGAAACAGGTGAGATCATTTTCGAGATCACCCAGGATGGCGAAACAAAAATATTAACACCCGGCGGTCGCGGTGGCTTAGGCAACTGGCACTTTAAAACTGCTACCCAGCAAACGCCCCGCTTTGCCCAACCCGGCGAAGATGGCAGGGAAGAGTGGAATATATTGGAGCTGAAAATATTGGCCGATGTAGGTTTGGTAGGTTTCCCTAATGCGGGTAAATCAACCCTGCTTTCGGTAGTATCTGCTGCCAAGCCCGAGATTGCCGACTACGCCTTTACTACCCTGGTGCCTAACCTGGGTATCGTATCGTACCGTAATAACCGCTCATTTGTCATGGCCGATATCCCTGGGATCATCGAGGGGGCATCACAAGGCAAAGGTTTAGGTTTCAGATTCCTGAGACACATTGAACGTAACTCGGTACTATTATTTATGGTACCTGCCGACACTAACCGCAGCATTAAAGAAGAATACGAGATTTTACTGAATGAGCTGCAGCAATACAACTCAGAGTTGATGCACAAACCCCGCGTTTTAGCAGTTACTAAAATGGATATGCTTGACGATGAGTTGCAGGCCGAAATGAAAAAAGAACTCCCTGAGGGCGTTCCTTCCTTATTTATATCCTCCGTAGCGCAAAAAAACCTCACAGAACTGAAAGATCTTCTCTGGACGGAAATCAATAAAGGCGCTTAG
- a CDS encoding adenylate kinase has translation MLNLVLFGPPGAGKGTQSQKLIEKHGLIHLSTGDLLRGEIAQGTTLGLEAKKLMDEGMLVPDEVVIGMISNKLDANKDAEGFIFDGFPRTVAQAEALDQLLKSKESAISGMIALEVNDDELEHRLLLRGKESGRPDDANPEVIRKRIKEYNDKTAPVANFYKNQAKFTSINGIGSIDQIYGAIDTVIENY, from the coding sequence ATGCTAAATCTGGTATTGTTTGGCCCTCCCGGAGCAGGGAAAGGGACTCAGTCGCAAAAGCTTATTGAAAAACACGGTTTAATACACCTTTCAACAGGCGACCTTTTACGCGGCGAAATTGCACAAGGAACAACGCTTGGCTTAGAAGCAAAGAAACTGATGGATGAGGGGATGCTGGTTCCGGACGAGGTAGTTATAGGTATGATCAGCAATAAGCTGGATGCCAATAAAGATGCCGAAGGTTTTATATTTGATGGCTTCCCGCGTACCGTGGCACAAGCCGAAGCGTTAGATCAACTGCTGAAATCGAAAGAATCGGCCATATCTGGTATGATAGCCCTGGAGGTAAATGACGACGAACTGGAACACCGCCTTTTATTACGCGGTAAAGAATCTGGTCGTCCGGATGATGCCAATCCAGAAGTTATCCGCAAACGTATCAAAGAGTATAATGATAAAACAGCACCGGTTGCTAATTTTTATAAAAACCAGGCTAAGTTTACCAGCATAAATGGTATAGGCTCAATTGACCAGATATATGGTGCAATTGATACTGTTATCGAAAATTATTAA
- a CDS encoding redoxin domain-containing protein, with the protein MTLKAGQTAPQFTLFSTDVNAVSLSDFKGKKVVIHFFPLAFTGVCTTQLCTMRDSFGYYDGLNAVVLGISVDSPFTLAKFKAENNYQFDLLSDFNKEVSSAYGALYEEFALGLKGVSKRSAFVIDEEQNIIYAEVLEDAGQLPDFAAIAEIVK; encoded by the coding sequence ATGACACTAAAAGCAGGCCAGACGGCACCTCAATTCACCTTATTTTCAACCGACGTAAACGCGGTATCATTGTCTGATTTTAAAGGCAAAAAAGTAGTTATCCATTTCTTTCCTTTAGCTTTTACCGGTGTTTGCACCACACAACTGTGCACCATGCGCGATAGCTTTGGGTATTACGACGGATTGAATGCGGTGGTATTGGGTATATCTGTCGATTCGCCTTTTACGCTGGCTAAATTCAAGGCCGAAAATAATTATCAGTTTGATCTGCTGTCTGATTTTAACAAAGAAGTATCCTCTGCTTATGGCGCTTTGTACGAAGAATTTGCACTGGGCCTGAAAGGTGTATCCAAACGCTCGGCTTTTGTAATTGATGAAGAGCAGAATATTATTTATGCAGAAGTGCTGGAAGATGCAGGTCAACTGCCCGATTTTGCAGCTATTGCCGAGATAGTAAAGTAG
- the bla gene encoding subclass B1 metallo-beta-lactamase — MKYILFALFLLSSVFAKAQSRPFHISTKHLTGNVYVYISYGLPDDKTPFPANGLYIVTPGGIILIDTPWDEDQTRQLIDTIKQRYHQKIVLCVATHFHTDRTAGLDVLKKNGTKTYTTVLTKQLAKQHNDKQPEFTFTKDTVFNVGGVKVQTYFPGEGHTKDNIVIWLPQTKVLFGGCLIKSMDTNEKGYTVDGNIAEWPLSVTRVKNRFHDIKYLIPGHQGWQGDTLMLNHTIDIARQK, encoded by the coding sequence ATGAAATATATATTGTTCGCTTTATTCCTGCTATCGTCCGTTTTCGCCAAAGCGCAAAGCAGGCCTTTCCATATTAGTACAAAACATTTAACAGGTAATGTATACGTATATATTTCATACGGATTGCCAGATGATAAAACACCCTTCCCGGCCAATGGCCTGTATATTGTAACACCAGGGGGCATCATACTGATTGATACCCCCTGGGATGAAGATCAGACCCGGCAACTGATAGATACCATCAAACAACGCTATCATCAAAAGATAGTGCTCTGCGTAGCAACTCACTTCCATACCGACCGTACCGCAGGGCTCGACGTATTAAAAAAGAATGGCACTAAAACCTATACCACCGTATTAACCAAACAACTGGCCAAACAACATAACGATAAACAACCCGAGTTTACTTTTACTAAAGACACCGTTTTTAATGTAGGCGGTGTAAAAGTGCAAACGTATTTCCCGGGCGAAGGCCATACTAAGGACAATATTGTGATATGGCTGCCTCAAACCAAAGTATTATTTGGCGGCTGCCTCATCAAAAGCATGGATACCAACGAAAAGGGTTACACAGTAGATGGCAATATTGCTGAATGGCCATTGAGCGTAACCCGGGTTAAAAACCGTTTTCATGATATCAAATACCTTATCCCCGGACATCAGGGCTGGCAGGGCGATACTTTAATGCTGAACCATACCATAGATATAGCCAGGCAGAAGTAA
- a CDS encoding class I SAM-dependent methyltransferase — protein MEKSWDEQYKNMWDERYKDEHYVYGTAPNVFFKEWLLKFTQGSILMPADGEGRNGVFAATMGWEVTSFDLSTEGKTKALQLAKEHHVIMKYLVGDLEQLEFEIASFDAIGLIYAHFAANKKSAIHKRLNSYLKPGGVVIFEAFSKEHLHLKKINPKVGGPNEVDMLFSKAEMIADFEDYDILFLEEQEIFLDAGKYHQGKGSVIRFVGRKRLCSFNK, from the coding sequence ATGGAAAAATCGTGGGACGAACAATACAAAAATATGTGGGATGAGCGGTATAAAGACGAACACTATGTTTATGGAACCGCTCCTAATGTATTCTTTAAAGAATGGCTGCTGAAGTTTACACAGGGATCTATATTAATGCCTGCCGATGGAGAGGGACGTAATGGTGTTTTTGCCGCAACGATGGGCTGGGAGGTAACCTCCTTTGATCTGAGTACAGAAGGGAAAACAAAGGCCTTGCAGTTGGCTAAAGAGCATCATGTTATTATGAAATACCTGGTTGGCGACCTGGAACAACTGGAGTTTGAAATAGCTTCATTTGATGCCATTGGACTCATATATGCTCATTTTGCGGCCAATAAAAAATCGGCAATTCATAAAAGATTAAATAGCTATCTGAAACCAGGCGGAGTGGTTATTTTCGAGGCATTTAGTAAGGAACATCTGCATTTAAAAAAAATCAATCCTAAAGTTGGCGGACCAAATGAGGTGGATATGCTGTTTTCCAAAGCAGAAATGATAGCCGATTTTGAAGATTATGATATATTATTTTTAGAGGAACAAGAAATTTTTTTGGATGCCGGCAAATATCATCAGGGAAAAGGCTCTGTGATTAGGTTTGTAGGCAGAAAGCGTTTATGTTCCTTTAATAAATAA
- a CDS encoding helix-turn-helix domain-containing protein, which translates to MNKIPIRHINPTRKEPELSESFSIRNVRDMLAGEDMVQELHRHDFFFILALKNGTGEHDIDFVPYTVAGHTVFLMRPGQVHRLVLKAGSEGYLLQFSANFYALRHSLLRKAGNISHYQLNETRFQKLLSALSGIFEEYTAKQQGYQEIIKANLDIFFIGLAREYHTAADHANLYVQEQLDVFLELLRTHALEQKEVAQYAAMMNLSVYQLNAITKTAVGKTCSGLINEYIILEAKRYLLATSNQVTQIARQLGYEDVSYFIRFFKKHTGHSPEAFRHNLG; encoded by the coding sequence ATGAATAAAATACCAATAAGGCATATCAACCCAACTCGAAAAGAGCCCGAGCTTTCGGAGAGCTTCAGCATTCGTAATGTTCGTGATATGCTGGCTGGTGAAGATATGGTACAGGAGTTGCATCGGCATGATTTCTTTTTTATTCTTGCCTTGAAAAATGGAACGGGCGAGCATGATATCGATTTTGTTCCTTATACCGTTGCCGGTCATACGGTATTCCTGATGCGCCCGGGGCAGGTACACCGGTTGGTACTCAAGGCAGGGAGCGAGGGCTATCTCCTGCAATTCAGCGCCAACTTTTACGCTCTCCGGCACAGCCTGTTGCGCAAGGCGGGTAATATCAGTCATTACCAACTTAATGAGACCCGGTTTCAGAAATTACTCTCGGCACTAAGTGGTATTTTTGAGGAATACACCGCTAAACAGCAAGGATACCAGGAGATAATTAAAGCCAACCTGGATATTTTTTTTATTGGGCTGGCACGTGAATATCATACTGCTGCTGATCATGCTAATCTGTATGTACAGGAGCAGCTCGACGTATTCTTAGAGCTTTTAAGAACACATGCGCTTGAGCAGAAAGAAGTAGCCCAATATGCAGCCATGATGAATCTTTCGGTTTACCAGCTTAATGCCATTACTAAAACAGCGGTTGGCAAAACCTGCTCCGGACTAATCAATGAGTATATCATACTTGAGGCTAAACGATATCTGTTGGCCACATCAAACCAGGTGACTCAAATAGCCCGGCAACTTGGTTATGAGGATGTTTCTTATTTTATCCGGTTTTTTAAAAAACATACCGGGCACTCGCCCGAGGCATTCCGCCATAATTTGGGGTAA
- a CDS encoding Crp/Fnr family transcriptional regulator: MTLAVYYPPYIFPIFDFHMHAGFEAYLKENMQLPDDEFRLMCSFAVERKLHRKQMLLQEGEICRFKIFVCKGLIRTYRTSEDGTEHIIQFSPENFWVTEPDSLHNGTPSRYYIDVLEDSEIIFWTKRDFDFLYAQVPRLKNFTERLISRNVTLGRDRIFSTISATPEEKYDEFVQTYPSVFARVPLHMIASYLGLSLKTLSRVRHAQLKR, encoded by the coding sequence ATGACATTGGCAGTATACTACCCACCCTATATTTTCCCTATTTTTGATTTTCATATGCACGCCGGATTTGAAGCTTACCTTAAGGAGAATATGCAGCTGCCTGATGACGAGTTCAGGCTGATGTGCTCTTTTGCTGTTGAAAGAAAATTGCACAGAAAACAGATGTTGCTGCAGGAGGGCGAGATATGCCGCTTCAAGATATTTGTGTGCAAAGGCCTGATACGCACCTACCGTACCAGCGAAGATGGCACAGAACACATTATCCAGTTTTCGCCAGAGAATTTTTGGGTTACCGAACCAGATAGTTTACATAACGGCACTCCTTCCCGTTATTATATTGATGTACTGGAAGACAGCGAGATTATCTTTTGGACCAAAAGAGACTTTGATTTTCTGTATGCACAAGTACCTCGTTTAAAAAATTTCACAGAGCGGCTCATTTCCCGCAACGTTACTTTGGGCCGTGATCGCATATTTAGCACCATCAGTGCTACACCCGAAGAAAAATACGATGAGTTTGTACAAACCTATCCCAGCGTATTTGCGCGTGTACCCTTGCATATGATTGCCTCGTATCTAGGGCTTTCGCTCAAAACCCTTAGCCGCGTGCGGCACGCCCAGCTCAAACGATAA
- a CDS encoding SDR family oxidoreductase, protein MRVFVTGATGFVGSAVVQELISAGHQVLGLTRSDAGAKSLIAAGAEVHRGDLTDLESIRSGAAMADGVIHTGFIHDFAQFKASCETDRQVIQTMGAALAGSNRPLIITSGTGLLRGNPKATEDIIPDFGAASFPRVATEEATMAVAAQGVHTIVLRLPPTVHGDGDHGFVPVLIGLAREKGVSAYVGEGLNHWAAVHRLDAARLYRLALEKGTAGARYHAAAEEGVPFRDIAAVIGRQLNVPVASKSHEEAADHFGWFGHFAGMDNLVSSAQTREQLGWQPKGIGLIQDLEQGTYFG, encoded by the coding sequence ATGCGTGTATTTGTAACAGGCGCTACAGGTTTTGTAGGTTCAGCCGTTGTTCAGGAATTAATAAGCGCGGGGCACCAGGTGCTTGGGCTCACGCGTTCAGATGCAGGTGCAAAATCTCTTATTGCCGCCGGCGCCGAGGTGCACCGGGGAGATCTGACCGATCTCGAAAGTATACGGTCGGGAGCAGCCATGGCTGATGGGGTAATCCATACTGGCTTTATCCATGATTTTGCACAATTTAAGGCCAGCTGCGAAACAGACCGCCAGGTGATACAAACGATGGGCGCAGCTCTTGCAGGATCCAATCGTCCACTTATTATTACCTCGGGCACCGGATTACTGAGAGGTAACCCCAAAGCTACCGAAGATATTATACCCGATTTTGGCGCCGCATCTTTCCCCCGTGTAGCTACGGAGGAAGCAACAATGGCCGTAGCGGCCCAGGGTGTACATACAATAGTATTACGCTTACCACCTACCGTACATGGTGATGGCGACCATGGCTTTGTGCCGGTATTGATTGGCCTTGCCCGCGAAAAAGGAGTTTCGGCCTATGTAGGCGAGGGACTTAACCACTGGGCGGCCGTGCACCGCCTCGATGCAGCCCGCTTGTATAGGCTTGCCCTGGAAAAAGGAACTGCAGGTGCCAGGTATCATGCGGCTGCCGAAGAAGGTGTACCTTTCCGCGACATCGCAGCTGTGATTGGCCGGCAACTGAATGTGCCTGTTGCGAGCAAATCCCACGAAGAAGCTGCCGATCATTTTGGCTGGTTCGGGCATTTCGCCGGCATGGACAATTTAGTTTCCAGCGCCCAAACCCGCGAACAACTGGGCTGGCAGCCAAAGGGCATCGGCCTTATCCAGGATCTGGAACAGGGAACATATTTCGGATAG
- a CDS encoding NAD(P)H-quinone oxidoreductase encodes MKAVVITQPGPPSVLQIAEKPKPTYAPNEVLVKVMAAGVNRPDVKQREGKYPPPQDAVQDIPGLEIAGTIVEIGTAVTQWKIGDKVCALVTGGGYAEYCSAPEGQCLPVPEGLSFIEAASLPETFFTVWSNVFDRANLKGLETLLVHGGSSGIGVTAIQMAKALGHPVYVTASSDEKCRFCEQLGATKAINYKTESFVDVIKQLTNGKGIDVILDMIGGDYTPGNIQSLAIEGRLVMINTMKGKDAQVDLAQVMMKRLVITGSTLRARDVAFKAAIAQNLQKTIWPLLASGQIKPVIYKVFKAEEAAQAHELMESSAHTGKIMLSFAD; translated from the coding sequence ATGAAGGCAGTTGTTATCACCCAGCCCGGTCCACCATCCGTTTTGCAGATCGCCGAAAAACCGAAACCAACCTACGCCCCGAATGAGGTACTGGTAAAAGTAATGGCTGCCGGGGTTAATCGCCCGGATGTAAAGCAGCGTGAGGGTAAATACCCACCTCCACAAGACGCGGTGCAGGATATCCCTGGTCTGGAAATAGCGGGCACCATAGTGGAAATCGGCACAGCCGTTACCCAATGGAAAATTGGTGATAAAGTGTGCGCCCTGGTAACCGGCGGCGGTTATGCAGAATACTGCAGCGCACCGGAAGGTCAATGTTTACCCGTTCCTGAGGGGCTTTCTTTTATAGAAGCAGCCTCGCTGCCCGAAACGTTCTTCACCGTTTGGAGCAATGTATTTGACCGGGCCAACCTCAAAGGCCTTGAAACGCTGCTGGTTCACGGCGGCTCCAGTGGTATCGGAGTTACGGCCATACAAATGGCCAAAGCATTGGGGCATCCCGTTTATGTCACCGCCAGTTCCGACGAAAAATGCCGCTTTTGTGAACAATTAGGCGCCACCAAAGCAATCAACTATAAAACAGAAAGCTTTGTCGATGTCATCAAACAACTAACTAATGGCAAAGGAATTGATGTGATACTGGATATGATAGGCGGTGATTACACGCCGGGCAATATCCAATCGCTGGCAATTGAGGGTCGCCTGGTGATGATCAACACCATGAAAGGTAAAGATGCCCAGGTTGATCTGGCTCAGGTGATGATGAAAAGACTGGTGATCACCGGCTCTACACTCCGCGCCAGGGATGTGGCGTTTAAAGCTGCGATCGCTCAAAATCTGCAAAAAACGATCTGGCCGCTGCTGGCATCGGGCCAAATAAAACCGGTTATCTACAAAGTTTTCAAAGCCGAAGAGGCCGCGCAGGCCCATGAGCTGATGGAAAGCAGTGCCCATACAGGTAAAATTATGCTGAGTTTTGCGGATTAA
- the atpD gene encoding F0F1 ATP synthase subunit beta has protein sequence MPNIGKISRIIGPVVDVSFADDAHLPKIYDALEITKENGQKVILEVQQHLGEDRVRAIAMDSTDGLLRGMKVLDTEAAIKMPVGENIKGRVFNVVGDAIDGIANLDKSNGRPIHNVPPRFEDLSTETEVLFTGIKVIDLLEPYAKGGKIGLFGGAGVGKTVLIQELINNIAKAYSGLSVFAGVGERTREGNDLLREMLESGIIKYGDGFMHSMEEGGWDLTKVDTEALKESKATFVFGQMNEPPGARARVALSGLTIAEYFRDGEEDGKGRDILFFIDNIFRFTQAGSEVSALLGRMPSAVGYQPTLATEMGTMQERITSTKRGSITSVQAVYVPADDLTDPAPATTFAHLDATTVLSRKIAELGIYPAVDPLDSTSRILSPAVLGDEHYNTAQRVKETLQRYKELQDIIAILGMDELSEEDKLVVSRARRVQRFLSQPFHVAEQFTGLKGVLVDIKETIKGFNMIMDGEVDEYPEAAFNLVGSIEDAIEKGKKLLAEANN, from the coding sequence ATGCCAAACATTGGAAAAATATCACGGATCATTGGTCCGGTAGTTGACGTAAGTTTCGCTGATGATGCTCATCTTCCCAAGATTTATGACGCGTTAGAAATCACGAAAGAAAATGGCCAAAAAGTAATTTTAGAAGTTCAACAGCATTTGGGTGAAGATCGTGTACGTGCGATCGCGATGGATTCGACAGACGGATTGCTACGTGGCATGAAAGTGTTGGATACCGAAGCCGCTATCAAAATGCCGGTTGGCGAAAACATTAAAGGCCGCGTATTCAACGTAGTTGGTGATGCCATTGACGGTATTGCTAACTTAGATAAATCTAATGGTCGCCCTATCCACAATGTACCTCCACGTTTCGAAGACTTATCTACCGAAACTGAAGTATTGTTCACAGGTATCAAAGTTATCGACCTGTTAGAGCCTTACGCTAAAGGTGGTAAAATTGGATTGTTTGGTGGTGCCGGTGTAGGTAAAACCGTATTAATTCAGGAATTGATCAACAATATTGCCAAGGCTTATTCTGGTTTATCAGTATTTGCCGGTGTAGGTGAGCGTACCCGTGAAGGTAATGACCTTTTACGTGAGATGCTTGAATCAGGCATTATTAAATATGGCGATGGCTTTATGCACTCGATGGAAGAAGGCGGCTGGGACTTAACCAAGGTTGATACCGAAGCTTTGAAAGAGTCAAAAGCAACATTCGTTTTCGGACAAATGAACGAGCCTCCTGGTGCACGTGCACGTGTGGCTTTATCAGGCTTAACCATTGCTGAGTATTTCCGTGATGGTGAAGAAGATGGCAAAGGCCGTGATATCCTGTTCTTTATCGATAACATTTTCCGCTTTACACAAGCAGGTTCTGAAGTATCGGCGCTGTTAGGCCGTATGCCATCAGCGGTAGGTTACCAGCCAACACTGGCGACCGAAATGGGTACCATGCAAGAGCGTATCACCTCAACCAAAAGAGGTTCAATTACATCAGTACAGGCCGTTTACGTACCTGCGGATGACTTGACCGACCCTGCGCCGGCAACAACCTTCGCTCACTTAGATGCGACAACTGTACTTTCACGTAAAATTGCCGAGCTAGGTATCTATCCTGCTGTGGATCCATTGGATTCTACATCACGTATCCTTAGCCCTGCTGTTTTAGGCGATGAGCACTACAACACAGCTCAACGTGTTAAAGAAACATTACAACGTTACAAAGAGTTACAAGATATCATCGCGATCCTGGGTATGGACGAGTTATCTGAAGAAGATAAACTGGTTGTATCACGTGCGCGTCGTGTTCAGCGTTTCCTGTCACAGCCATTCCACGTGGCCGAGCAATTTACCGGCTTAAAAGGTGTATTGGTTGATATCAAAGAAACCATCAAAGGTTTCAACATGATCATGGACGGCGAAGTGGATGAATACCCTGAAGCAGCCTTCAACTTAGTAGGCAGCATCGAAGACGCCATTGAAAAAGGTAAAAAACTATTAGCGGAAGCTAATAACTAG
- the atpC gene encoding ATP synthase F1 subunit epsilon: MTLEILTPDKKVYEGEATSVTVPGTLGLFEILNHHAPIISTLQDGKLTVRGGSAAKEEVFFIKGGVVEVLNNKVIILAEGIQHK; this comes from the coding sequence ATGACATTAGAAATTCTTACTCCCGATAAAAAAGTATACGAGGGCGAAGCCACATCGGTAACCGTTCCCGGTACTTTGGGATTATTTGAAATATTAAACCACCATGCGCCTATCATCTCTACTTTACAGGATGGTAAATTAACCGTGCGCGGTGGCAGCGCTGCTAAAGAAGAAGTTTTCTTTATTAAAGGTGGTGTGGTTGAAGTATTAAACAATAAGGTCATTATTCTTGCTGAAGGCATTCAGCACAAATAG
- the ilvD gene encoding dihydroxy-acid dehydratase has protein sequence MSSPSDTTAAIELNKYSKTFTQDETQPAAKAMLYGIGLTDDDMEKAQVGVASMGYDGNTCNMHLNDLAKLVKQGIWDQDLVGLIFHTIGVSDGMSNGTEGMRYSLMSRDIIADSIEAVTGAQYYDGLITLPGCDKNMPGSIMAMGRLNRPSIMVYGGTIKPGHWKGEDLNIVSAFEALGKKIAGQIDDVDFMGVIKNACPSAGACGGIYTANTMAAAIEALGMSLPYSSSNPALSEDKKAECLAAGKAIKILLEKDIKPSDIMTRKAFENAMVVIMVLGGSTNAVLHLIAMAKSVDVKVTQDDFQEVSNRIPVLADMKPSGKYMMEDLHNIGGVPAVMKYCLSQGWLHGDCLTVTGKTIAENLADVPELSFETQKIIFPATNPIKATGHLQILYGNLAEGGSVAKITGKEGTSFEGPARVFDGEFELIHGIQSGRVKAGDVVVIRNVGPKGAPGMPEMLKPTSAIFGAGLGSSVALITDGRFSGGTHGFVVGHITPEAYDGGGIAFVKDEDRIFIDAVNRTINVIISDEEFAARKAAWKQPALKVSKGLLYRYAKTVSTAAEGCVTDEMP, from the coding sequence ATGAGTTCACCATCAGATACTACAGCGGCCATAGAATTGAATAAGTACAGCAAAACTTTTACGCAGGACGAAACACAACCTGCTGCAAAAGCCATGTTATACGGCATAGGTTTAACCGACGATGACATGGAAAAAGCCCAGGTTGGTGTTGCCAGTATGGGTTACGATGGTAATACCTGCAATATGCACCTGAACGATCTGGCTAAGCTGGTTAAGCAAGGCATCTGGGATCAGGATTTGGTAGGCTTGATATTTCATACCATTGGCGTAAGCGATGGCATGAGCAACGGTACTGAAGGTATGCGCTACTCCTTAATGAGTCGTGATATCATCGCCGATTCAATCGAAGCCGTTACCGGCGCACAGTATTATGATGGTTTAATTACCTTGCCAGGCTGCGATAAAAATATGCCGGGCTCCATCATGGCTATGGGACGTTTAAACCGCCCATCAATCATGGTATACGGTGGTACCATTAAACCAGGTCACTGGAAAGGTGAAGATTTGAACATTGTATCGGCATTTGAGGCTTTGGGCAAAAAAATTGCCGGCCAGATAGATGATGTTGATTTTATGGGCGTAATTAAAAACGCTTGTCCAAGCGCTGGTGCTTGCGGTGGTATCTATACAGCTAATACCATGGCTGCAGCTATCGAGGCATTGGGTATGAGCTTGCCGTATTCATCATCAAACCCTGCATTAAGCGAAGATAAAAAAGCAGAGTGCCTTGCCGCCGGTAAAGCGATCAAGATACTGCTTGAAAAAGATATAAAGCCATCAGACATCATGACCCGCAAAGCATTTGAAAATGCGATGGTAGTGATCATGGTATTGGGTGGCTCAACCAACGCGGTATTGCACCTGATAGCCATGGCCAAAAGCGTCGACGTTAAAGTAACTCAGGACGATTTCCAGGAAGTGAGCAACCGTATTCCGGTACTGGCCGATATGAAACCAAGCGGCAAATACATGATGGAAGACCTCCACAATATTGGCGGTGTACCTGCCGTAATGAAATATTGTTTGAGCCAGGGATGGTTGCATGGCGATTGCTTAACCGTTACCGGCAAAACTATTGCCGAGAATCTGGCCGATGTTCCAGAGCTCAGCTTCGAAACACAAAAAATAATTTTCCCGGCTACCAATCCAATTAAAGCTACCGGCCACTTACAAATATTATACGGAAACCTTGCCGAAGGCGGTAGCGTAGCCAAGATCACCGGTAAAGAAGGTACCAGCTTTGAAGGCCCCGCCCGTGTATTTGATGGCGAGTTTGAATTGATACACGGTATACAAAGTGGTCGTGTTAAAGCTGGCGATGTGGTAGTTATTCGTAACGTAGGCCCTAAAGGCGCTCCTGGTATGCCGGAGATGCTAAAACCAACCTCAGCCATATTTGGCGCTGGCTTGGGTAGCTCGGTAGCATTAATTACTGATGGACGTTTTTCGGGCGGCACACATGGTTTCGTGGTTGGTCACATCACACCAGAAGCTTATGATGGCGGCGGTATCGCTTTTGTGAAAGACGAGGATAGGATATTTATTGATGCCGTTAATCGCACCATCAACGTAATCATCAGCGACGAAGAATTTGCTGCCCGTAAAGCAGCCTGGAAACAACCGGCTTTAAAAGTAAGCAAAGGTTTATTATACAGATATGCCAAAACTGTAAGTACCGCGGCCGAAGGTTGCGTTACTGACGAGATGCCGTAG